The following are from one region of the uncultured Campylobacter sp. genome:
- a CDS encoding DUF364 domain-containing protein produces the protein MGQILNETLDEIYAVLGGEIENLSVQRVVVGLFFTGVKLSNGVCGVSYTPLKAIPQAVCCPSQAASMPNAGNICGKNVRTLLRDLNSDGAIKKTIAVAALNALSQTCFEQNPGAHAVKFDADPFDELDVREGSLSVIVGALVPYIKFMMKNGRDFRILELDKSVLKPQEAEYFVPQERAAEAIRAADNLIITGVTLLNDTLEDILALKKEGAKAVVVGPTVSMSPAPLFARGVSYAGGVYTQRADELLDVIAQAGSGYHFLGKYARKFTMSADGFAAKFKNFSRAEGEKITWIKKA, from the coding sequence ATGGGTCAAATTTTAAACGAAACTTTGGATGAAATTTACGCCGTTTTGGGAGGCGAAATTGAAAATTTAAGCGTGCAGCGCGTGGTCGTCGGGCTATTTTTTACCGGCGTGAAGCTAAGTAACGGCGTTTGCGGCGTGAGCTACACCCCGCTAAAAGCCATCCCGCAGGCCGTTTGCTGCCCCTCTCAAGCCGCTTCTATGCCAAATGCGGGCAATATCTGCGGCAAAAACGTCCGAACTCTTTTGCGGGATTTAAACAGCGACGGCGCGATTAAAAAAACCATCGCGGTAGCGGCTTTAAACGCGCTTTCGCAGACTTGTTTCGAGCAAAACCCCGGCGCGCACGCGGTTAAATTTGACGCCGATCCATTTGACGAGCTTGACGTCCGCGAGGGTTCGCTTAGCGTCATCGTGGGCGCGCTCGTGCCTTATATCAAATTTATGATGAAAAACGGTAGGGATTTTCGCATTTTAGAGCTTGATAAAAGCGTGCTAAAACCGCAAGAGGCGGAGTATTTCGTCCCGCAAGAAAGAGCGGCTGAGGCGATTAGGGCGGCCGATAATCTCATAATCACGGGCGTTACGCTACTAAACGACACGCTAGAAGATATCCTAGCGCTAAAAAAAGAGGGCGCCAAGGCCGTAGTCGTGGGGCCTACCGTTTCGATGTCGCCCGCGCCGCTGTTTGCTAGGGGCGTTAGCTACGCGGGAGGCGTATATACGCAGCGCGCGGACGAGCTTTTAGACGTCATCGCGCAGGCTGGCTCGGGCTATCATTTTTTAGGCAAATACGCCCGTAAATTTACGATGAGCGCGGACGGATTTGCGGCTAAATTTAAAAATTTTAGCCGCGCGGAGGGCGAAAAAATCACGTGGATTAAAAAGGCGTGA
- the proB gene encoding glutamate 5-kinase: MERKELLGGVKRIVVKVGTSTLANADGSLNEDKIKQIVANLSELNENAEVVFVTSGAVGAGMGQMKLAHKPKSIVEKQALAAIGQVSLIHLYQILFWAHGKKVAQLLLTKDDFSDRRRYLNMRSVLRSLLAKKIIPVINENDPVVGEGIKGVKVGDNDTLSALVAGLIEADLLVILTDIDGLYDKNPSVFADAKFINLVENLDDSIRAAAGAEGSKFGTGGMRTKITAAEMATKNGTHLIIANGADPRNIVRAAQGCEVGTLFLAGKNRINSRKYWLAYSAADKGSVAIDEGAAKALKEGKSLLAVGIREVAGEFERGETLAIKDASGRALARGITNYSSAELALIKGRKSEEIEAVLGYKYEDEALHIDNIALI, from the coding sequence ATGGAAAGAAAAGAGCTTCTAGGCGGCGTAAAACGCATCGTCGTAAAGGTCGGCACCTCGACGCTGGCAAACGCGGACGGCTCGCTAAACGAGGATAAGATCAAACAAATCGTAGCAAATTTAAGCGAACTAAACGAAAACGCCGAAGTGGTCTTTGTTACCTCGGGTGCCGTGGGGGCCGGCATGGGACAGATGAAGCTCGCGCACAAGCCAAAATCCATCGTCGAAAAACAAGCGCTCGCGGCCATCGGGCAGGTTTCGCTCATCCATCTTTATCAAATTTTATTTTGGGCGCACGGCAAAAAGGTCGCGCAGCTACTGCTAACTAAGGACGATTTTAGCGATCGCCGTCGCTACCTAAATATGCGTAGCGTCCTGCGCTCCTTGCTTGCCAAAAAAATCATACCCGTCATCAACGAAAACGACCCCGTCGTGGGCGAGGGCATAAAGGGCGTGAAAGTCGGCGACAACGACACGCTAAGCGCGCTCGTGGCGGGACTAATCGAGGCTGATTTGCTCGTGATTTTGACCGATATCGACGGGCTATACGATAAAAATCCAAGCGTTTTTGCGGACGCTAAATTTATAAATTTGGTCGAAAATTTAGATGATAGCATTAGAGCGGCTGCGGGCGCGGAGGGCAGCAAATTTGGCACCGGCGGCATGCGCACCAAAATCACCGCAGCCGAAATGGCGACCAAAAACGGCACTCACCTCATCATCGCAAACGGCGCGGATCCGCGAAACATCGTGCGAGCAGCGCAGGGCTGCGAGGTCGGGACGCTCTTTTTGGCGGGTAAAAATAGGATAAATTCGCGTAAATACTGGCTCGCCTATTCGGCCGCAGACAAAGGCTCGGTCGCTATCGACGAGGGTGCGGCAAAGGCGCTAAAAGAGGGCAAAAGCCTGCTAGCAGTCGGCATCCGCGAGGTCGCGGGCGAGTTTGAGCGAGGCGAAACGCTCGCTATCAAAGACGCAAGCGGCAGGGCGCTAGCTCGCGGCATCACAAACTACTCCTCGGCCGAGCTAGCCCTCATAAAAGGGCGCAAGAGCGAGGAAATCGAGGCGGTTCTTGGCTATAAATACGAGGACGAGGCGCTGCATATCGACAACATCGCGCTGATTTAG